A single region of the Paraconexibacter algicola genome encodes:
- the infC gene encoding translation initiation factor IF-3, producing MPVPRRFDRRPPERDTTRINERIRVPEVRLIDETGSQVGVMRTDEALRYAQSRDLDLVEVAADARPPVCRVLDYSKYKYEQAQKQKAAKKHQTQITIREIKFRPKIAEHDYSTKKGHVERFLRHKDKVKITIMFRGREVTHPERGVMILDRLAEDLKELCVVEQRPIQDGRNMTMLLGPSKAVLAGTLEEDQARAAEAAAAQVEAEAAADAAVAERDEAAAAEQAADAAPAADEVASEDAAASEEPAASDEPAASDDAAPAS from the coding sequence GTGCCGGTTCCGCGTAGGTTCGACCGGCGCCCGCCCGAGCGGGACACCACCCGCATCAACGAGCGCATCCGCGTGCCCGAGGTGCGCCTGATCGACGAGACCGGCTCACAGGTCGGCGTCATGCGCACCGACGAGGCACTCCGCTACGCGCAGAGCCGCGATCTCGACCTGGTCGAGGTCGCCGCCGACGCGCGCCCGCCGGTGTGCCGCGTGCTCGACTACTCGAAGTACAAGTACGAGCAGGCGCAGAAGCAGAAGGCGGCCAAGAAGCACCAGACGCAGATCACGATCCGGGAGATCAAGTTCCGGCCGAAGATCGCGGAGCACGACTACTCGACGAAGAAGGGTCACGTCGAGCGCTTCCTGCGTCACAAGGACAAGGTCAAGATCACGATCATGTTCCGCGGCCGTGAGGTCACGCACCCGGAGCGCGGCGTGATGATCCTCGACCGCCTCGCGGAGGACCTGAAGGAGCTCTGCGTCGTCGAGCAGCGCCCGATCCAGGACGGCCGCAACATGACGATGCTGCTCGGCCCGAGCAAGGCGGTCCTCGCCGGCACGCTCGAGGAGGACCAGGCGCGGGCGGCGGAAGCCGCCGCGGCCCAGGTCGAGGCCGAGGCCGCCGCGGACGCCGCCGTCGCCGAGCGCGACGAGGCCGCCGCGGCTGAGCAGGCCGCCGACGCGGCCCCTGCCGCGGACGAGGTCGCCTCCGAGGACGCCGCGGCGTCCGAGGAGCCTGCCGCGTCCGACGAGCCCGCCGCGTCCGACGACGCGGCGCCTGCGAGCTAG
- a CDS encoding transglycosylase family protein produces the protein MPPTTNPVPRRLGLTAVAATAAAALAAPALPAPAATAPATATVPLIDLPVPDGTVVHDALEDHAREVLTDRAVRLGRKAAALRDGRFRARAYRAVIDDWSVERLERRITRVRRQIRTLRRTGGAPAVPIPAALASIAACESGGNPRAIGGGGRYRGKYQFDMGTWASVGGSGDPAAAPELEQDRRAAMLYARAGASPWPVCG, from the coding sequence ATGCCCCCCACCACGAACCCCGTCCCCCGCCGCCTCGGCCTGACCGCCGTCGCCGCGACCGCAGCCGCCGCGCTCGCCGCCCCCGCCCTCCCGGCGCCCGCCGCCACCGCGCCGGCGACCGCGACCGTCCCGCTCATCGACCTGCCCGTCCCCGACGGCACGGTCGTGCACGACGCGCTCGAGGACCACGCGCGTGAGGTGCTGACCGACCGCGCCGTGCGACTCGGCCGCAAGGCGGCCGCGCTGCGCGACGGCCGCTTCCGCGCCCGCGCCTACCGGGCGGTCATCGACGACTGGTCGGTCGAGCGGCTCGAGCGTCGCATCACCCGCGTGCGCCGGCAGATCCGGACGCTGCGCCGCACCGGCGGGGCACCCGCCGTGCCGATCCCCGCGGCGCTGGCGTCGATCGCCGCCTGCGAGTCGGGCGGGAACCCGCGCGCGATCGGCGGCGGCGGCCGGTACCGCGGCAAGTACCAGTTCGACATGGGCACGTGGGCGAGCGTCGGCGGCAGCGGCGACCCGGCCGCCGCGCCCGAGCTCGAGCAGGACCGCCGCGCGGCGATGCTCTACGCGCGCGCCGGCGCGTCCCCCTGGCCGGTCTGCGGCTGA
- the rplT gene encoding 50S ribosomal protein L20 translates to MTRVKRSLHAKKKRRSTLERAKGFRGEANSNYKRAKEAVMKADAYAYRDRRNRKRDFRRLWITRINAAARLEGMTYGQFIHGLKLAEIELDRKVLADIAVRDPETFKRFVAAAREASAAAA, encoded by the coding sequence GTGACCCGCGTCAAGCGCAGCCTCCACGCGAAGAAGAAGCGCCGCTCCACGCTGGAGCGCGCCAAGGGCTTCCGCGGCGAGGCGAACTCCAACTACAAGCGCGCCAAGGAAGCGGTGATGAAGGCGGACGCGTACGCGTACCGCGATCGCCGCAACCGCAAGCGCGACTTCCGCCGTCTGTGGATCACCCGCATCAACGCCGCCGCGCGGCTCGAGGGCATGACCTACGGGCAGTTCATCCACGGCCTCAAGCTGGCCGAGATCGAGCTCGACCGCAAGGTGCTCGCCGACATCGCCGTCCGCGACCCCGAGACGTTCAAGCGATTCGTCGCCGCCGCCCGCGAGGCGTCGGCTGCTGCTGCCTAG
- the rpmI gene encoding 50S ribosomal protein L35, which translates to MPKQKTHSGAKKRFKVTASGKVKARHSHSSHILEKKSPKRKRSFSNPVILSDHDAPRVKKLLGVGK; encoded by the coding sequence ATGCCGAAGCAGAAGACTCATAGCGGCGCGAAGAAGCGCTTCAAGGTGACGGCGAGCGGCAAGGTCAAGGCCCGCCACTCGCACTCGAGCCACATCCTCGAGAAGAAGTCCCCGAAGCGCAAGCGCTCGTTCTCGAACCCGGTGATCCTCAGCGATCACGACGCCCCGCGCGTCAAGAAGCTTCTGGGGGTGGGCAAGTGA
- a CDS encoding macro domain-containing protein, whose product MSRITLHLGDITTDGEADVLVNAANSGLLGGGGVDGAIHRAAGPEILPECRAHGGCPTGEVRVTSAGRLPARFIVHAVGPIWHGGERGEPELLASCFERAIAAAAERGGRRVALPAISTGIYRYPLERAAHVALTATARALARHPEVVEARFWLFDERAHATFARVRDDLGLQEGPVSSGPL is encoded by the coding sequence TTGTCGCGGATCACCCTGCATCTCGGCGACATCACCACGGACGGGGAGGCGGACGTCCTCGTGAACGCGGCCAACTCCGGACTGCTCGGGGGCGGCGGCGTCGACGGCGCGATCCACCGCGCGGCCGGGCCGGAGATCCTGCCTGAGTGCCGTGCCCACGGCGGTTGCCCGACCGGGGAGGTGCGGGTGACCTCCGCCGGTCGCCTGCCCGCCCGCTTCATCGTCCACGCGGTCGGCCCGATCTGGCACGGCGGCGAGCGCGGGGAGCCCGAGCTGCTCGCGTCCTGCTTCGAGCGGGCGATCGCCGCCGCCGCCGAGCGCGGCGGTCGCCGCGTCGCGCTGCCGGCGATCTCGACCGGCATCTACCGCTACCCGCTGGAGCGCGCCGCCCACGTGGCGCTGACCGCCACCGCGCGGGCGCTCGCGCGGCACCCGGAGGTCGTCGAGGCGCGCTTCTGGCTCTTCGACGAGCGGGCGCACGCGACGTTCGCGCGCGTGCGCGACGACCTCGGGCTCCAGGAGGGTCCTGTTTCTTCAGGACCCCTCTAG
- the thrS gene encoding threonine--tRNA ligase codes for MKVTLPDGTELDLPEGATGLDAAAAIGPGLARAALAVKQQGEVRDLARPLVPDVPLEIITRSSGQDALDLVRHDTAHVLAAAALELFPGVKISIGPPIEHGFYYDFEFPDGVTLTEADFAALEAKMKEHVKADETFDREEVTVEEAIERYKAQDQPYKVELIEDLITNTGAQTVTLYTNGPFTDLCRGPHMPSTGRIGAFKLQSVAGAYWRGDANRTMLTRVYGTAFFDKKELKAHLERLEQAKARDHRRLGPQLGLFQFSDAAPGSAFWLPAGTTVFNELVALSREMGEPRGYTEVKTPQIYDSELWKTSGHWGKYRENMFVTGSEGREFGVKPMNCPGHAHLFGMQQWSYKDLPVRYSEPGLLHRDELSGALHGLLRVRHFCQDDAHVFCTEEQIQQEIAGCLEFAFETYRVFGFDDVKVELSTRPENRLGSDELWDHAEGALESALRSQGLEYEVNEGDGAFYGPKIDLHLTDSLGRSWQLGTVQVDYQMPERFGLSYVGADNAEHRPVMIHRALMGSYERFIGILIEDTAGELPVWLAPTQALVLPIADRHADTARAVRDELRAAGVRAEVDERTESVGRKIREAELRKVPYMLVVGDREMEEGTVSVRRHREGDEGSEPVAAVAQRIAEITRARSA; via the coding sequence ATGAAGGTCACCCTCCCCGACGGCACCGAGCTCGACCTCCCGGAGGGCGCCACCGGCCTCGACGCCGCCGCGGCGATCGGGCCCGGACTCGCCCGCGCCGCGCTCGCCGTCAAGCAGCAGGGCGAGGTCCGCGACCTCGCACGCCCGCTCGTCCCCGACGTGCCGCTGGAGATCATCACCAGGAGCTCCGGGCAGGACGCGCTGGACCTCGTGCGCCACGACACCGCGCACGTCCTCGCGGCCGCCGCGCTGGAGCTCTTCCCGGGCGTGAAGATCTCGATTGGACCGCCGATCGAGCACGGCTTCTACTACGACTTCGAGTTCCCGGACGGCGTGACCCTCACCGAGGCCGACTTCGCGGCCCTCGAGGCGAAGATGAAGGAGCACGTCAAGGCCGACGAGACCTTCGATCGCGAGGAGGTCACGGTCGAGGAGGCGATCGAGCGCTACAAGGCGCAGGACCAGCCCTACAAGGTCGAGCTGATCGAGGACCTGATCACCAACACGGGCGCGCAGACCGTCACGCTCTACACCAACGGTCCGTTCACCGACCTCTGCCGCGGCCCGCACATGCCGTCCACCGGTCGCATCGGCGCCTTCAAGCTGCAGTCGGTCGCCGGCGCCTACTGGCGCGGCGACGCGAACCGCACGATGCTCACCCGCGTCTACGGCACCGCGTTCTTCGACAAGAAGGAGCTGAAGGCGCACCTCGAGCGCCTCGAGCAGGCGAAGGCGCGCGACCACCGCCGGCTGGGTCCCCAGCTCGGTCTCTTCCAGTTCAGCGACGCCGCGCCGGGCAGCGCGTTCTGGCTGCCCGCCGGCACCACGGTCTTCAACGAGCTCGTCGCGCTCTCCCGTGAGATGGGGGAGCCGCGCGGCTACACCGAGGTCAAGACCCCCCAGATCTACGACTCCGAGCTGTGGAAGACCTCCGGGCACTGGGGCAAGTACCGCGAGAACATGTTCGTGACCGGGTCGGAGGGGCGCGAGTTCGGCGTCAAGCCGATGAACTGCCCGGGCCACGCGCACCTGTTCGGCATGCAGCAGTGGTCCTACAAGGACCTGCCCGTCCGCTACTCCGAGCCGGGCCTGCTGCACCGCGACGAGCTCAGCGGCGCGCTGCACGGCCTACTGCGCGTGCGGCACTTCTGCCAGGACGACGCCCACGTCTTCTGCACCGAGGAGCAGATCCAGCAGGAGATCGCCGGCTGCCTGGAGTTCGCGTTCGAGACCTACCGGGTGTTCGGATTCGACGACGTCAAGGTCGAGCTCTCCACGCGGCCGGAGAACCGCCTCGGCAGCGACGAGCTGTGGGACCACGCCGAGGGCGCGCTGGAGAGCGCGCTGCGCAGCCAGGGTCTCGAGTACGAGGTCAACGAGGGCGACGGCGCGTTCTACGGCCCGAAGATCGACCTGCACCTGACCGACTCGCTCGGCCGCTCCTGGCAGCTGGGGACCGTCCAGGTCGACTACCAGATGCCCGAGCGGTTCGGCCTCAGCTACGTCGGCGCGGACAACGCCGAGCACCGCCCGGTGATGATCCACCGAGCGCTGATGGGCTCCTACGAGCGGTTCATCGGCATCCTCATCGAGGACACCGCCGGCGAGCTCCCCGTGTGGCTCGCGCCGACCCAGGCGCTCGTGCTGCCGATCGCCGACCGGCACGCCGACACCGCCCGCGCGGTCCGTGACGAGCTCCGGGCCGCCGGCGTCCGCGCCGAGGTGGACGAGCGCACCGAGTCGGTCGGGCGCAAGATCCGGGAGGCCGAGCTGCGCAAGGTCCCGTACATGCTCGTGGTCGGCGACCGCGAGATGGAGGAGGGCACCGTGAGCGTCCGTCGGCACCGCGAGGGCGACGAGGGCAGCGAGCCCGTGGCGGCCGTCGCGCAGCGGATCGCGGAGATCACCCGCGCCCGCAGTGCCTGA
- the pheT gene encoding phenylalanine--tRNA ligase subunit beta: protein MKLPLSWLHDHVIPELGTRELATRLAMTGTEIDVIHHHGVDALEHFVVGKVLERAPHPDADKLSVCTVDVGEAEPSQIVCGAPNVAAGQTVAVGRPGSIMPDGTKLKTAKLRGVASAGMILSEDEVAIASDRAGGIMELPDDLVAGTPLADVLLISDEVLELEITPNRPDCLGVYGVAREVAAATGAPLGPPPWEAPAARPAFDELRTQDAAGSGTAGDITITNEAPDLCPRMTWRLYEDVTLAPSPRWLKARLTAAGQRPINNVVDITNYVMLLTGQPLHAFDADRIAGGTLVLRRAADGETITTLDEVERTLDDQMLLFADGDGPTSIAGVMGGARSEIHDAGTGEPGTSRPTTTRVLMEVATWNGPNVNRTMAKLGLRSEAGSRFEKGLAPEQTLEAQAVAHQLMVELCGATPVGGTLDLGGDGPAPAVIRLRDEKVTALLGAPVARDRCAAVLTTLGFGVTPAEDGLDVTVPAFRRIDVTREADLIEEVARLEALDTLPSTVPENRTGHAAQLTHAQKVRRRAEDVLVGVGLHEVCGWSFTEPAVLDRLRIPAEHPLRAVVQLENPMSEAQSILRPTILGSLLDAAAHNRAHGHADVQLFESGSVYAARPAPPEAWAGRRPAPADEHHALAVLLHGAAAPASWQGAGSPAPADVFTAKGILEAVLGTLRVPFSIGDAPEGAWPFLHPGRSGAVLDADGARIGFLGEVHPLVAQAWDLDGPVAAFAVDLGKVAALAPEVVGYRDLTSFPALRQDLAVVVADDVPAQRVLDVVRGAGGKRLADVRVFDVYRGAQLGEGRVSLALHCEFRAPDRTLTDEDVAPVRAKIVAALAEQVGGELRG, encoded by the coding sequence ATGAAGCTTCCCCTCAGCTGGTTGCACGACCACGTCATCCCCGAGCTCGGCACGCGCGAGCTCGCGACCCGGCTCGCGATGACGGGCACGGAGATCGACGTCATCCACCACCACGGCGTCGACGCGCTCGAGCACTTCGTCGTCGGCAAGGTCCTGGAGCGCGCACCGCACCCGGACGCCGACAAGCTCTCCGTCTGCACGGTCGACGTGGGCGAGGCCGAGCCGTCGCAGATCGTCTGCGGCGCGCCGAACGTCGCCGCCGGCCAGACCGTCGCGGTCGGGCGGCCCGGGTCGATCATGCCCGACGGCACGAAGCTCAAGACCGCGAAGCTGCGCGGCGTCGCGAGCGCCGGGATGATCCTCAGCGAGGACGAGGTCGCCATCGCCAGCGACCGCGCCGGCGGGATCATGGAGCTGCCCGACGACCTCGTGGCGGGCACGCCGCTCGCCGACGTGCTGCTGATCAGCGACGAGGTCCTCGAGCTCGAGATCACCCCGAACCGGCCCGACTGCCTCGGCGTCTACGGCGTGGCGCGCGAGGTCGCGGCGGCCACGGGCGCCCCGCTCGGGCCGCCGCCGTGGGAGGCGCCGGCGGCCCGGCCCGCGTTCGACGAGCTGCGCACCCAGGACGCCGCCGGATCCGGCACCGCCGGGGACATCACGATCACCAACGAGGCGCCGGACCTCTGCCCGCGGATGACCTGGCGGCTCTACGAGGACGTCACGCTCGCGCCGTCGCCGCGGTGGCTGAAGGCCCGGCTGACCGCGGCCGGCCAGCGCCCGATCAACAACGTCGTCGACATCACCAACTACGTGATGCTGCTCACCGGCCAGCCGCTGCACGCGTTCGACGCCGACCGCATCGCGGGCGGCACGCTCGTCCTGCGGCGCGCCGCGGACGGCGAGACGATCACGACGCTCGACGAGGTCGAGCGCACCCTCGACGACCAGATGCTCCTGTTCGCCGACGGCGACGGCCCCACGTCGATCGCCGGCGTGATGGGCGGTGCCCGGTCGGAGATCCACGACGCCGGGACCGGCGAGCCGGGGACCTCCCGGCCCACGACCACCCGCGTGCTGATGGAGGTCGCGACCTGGAACGGGCCCAACGTCAACCGCACGATGGCGAAGCTCGGCCTGCGCTCCGAGGCGGGCTCCCGGTTCGAGAAGGGCCTCGCGCCCGAGCAGACGCTCGAGGCGCAGGCCGTCGCCCACCAGCTGATGGTCGAGCTGTGCGGCGCCACCCCGGTCGGCGGCACCCTGGACCTCGGCGGCGACGGCCCGGCCCCCGCGGTCATCCGGCTGCGCGACGAGAAGGTCACCGCCCTGCTCGGCGCGCCCGTCGCGCGCGACCGCTGCGCCGCCGTGCTCACCACGCTCGGCTTCGGCGTCACGCCCGCCGAGGACGGCCTCGACGTGACCGTGCCCGCCTTCCGGCGCATCGACGTGACCCGCGAGGCCGACCTCATCGAGGAGGTCGCCCGGCTCGAGGCGCTCGACACGCTCCCCTCGACCGTGCCCGAGAACCGCACCGGGCACGCCGCGCAGCTCACGCACGCCCAGAAGGTCCGCCGCCGCGCCGAGGACGTGCTCGTCGGCGTCGGACTGCACGAGGTCTGCGGCTGGTCGTTCACCGAGCCCGCCGTGCTCGACCGCCTGCGGATCCCGGCCGAGCACCCGCTGCGCGCCGTCGTGCAGCTCGAGAACCCGATGAGCGAGGCGCAGTCGATCCTGCGCCCGACGATCCTCGGCTCGCTGCTGGACGCGGCCGCCCACAACCGCGCCCACGGCCATGCCGACGTGCAGCTGTTCGAGAGCGGCTCGGTCTACGCGGCCCGCCCCGCCCCGCCCGAGGCCTGGGCCGGCCGGAGGCCCGCGCCCGCCGACGAGCACCACGCCCTCGCGGTGCTCCTGCACGGTGCGGCGGCGCCCGCCTCCTGGCAGGGTGCGGGCTCCCCGGCCCCCGCCGACGTCTTCACCGCCAAGGGGATCCTCGAGGCGGTGCTCGGCACCCTGCGCGTCCCGTTCTCGATCGGGGACGCCCCGGAGGGCGCCTGGCCGTTCCTGCACCCGGGCCGCAGCGGCGCGGTCCTCGACGCGGACGGCGCCCGGATCGGGTTCCTCGGCGAGGTCCACCCGCTCGTCGCGCAGGCGTGGGACCTCGACGGTCCCGTCGCGGCGTTCGCCGTCGACCTCGGCAAGGTCGCCGCGCTCGCGCCCGAGGTCGTCGGCTACCGCGACCTCACGAGCTTCCCCGCGCTGCGCCAGGACCTCGCGGTCGTCGTCGCCGACGACGTGCCCGCCCAGCGCGTGCTCGACGTCGTCCGCGGCGCGGGCGGCAAGCGGCTCGCCGACGTGCGCGTCTTCGACGTGTACCGCGGCGCGCAGCTGGGGGAGGGACGCGTGTCGCTCGCGCTGCACTGCGAGTTCCGCGCCCCCGACCGCACGCTGACCGACGAGGACGTCGCGCCGGTGCGCGCGAAGATCGTCGCCGCGCTCGCCGAGCAGGTGGGAGGGGAGCTGCGTGGCTGA
- a CDS encoding aminotransferase class V-fold PLP-dependent enzyme translates to MPDASTLRAHFPVFERVAYLNAGTCGPLAAEALQRGADSALRAAEEGRSADYYPRLGEAREELRARYGELVGAQSPHDVAVTASTSEGMARVIAGLDLRPGDEIVTADDEHPGLLGPLSAARRLRGITVKVVPLRRIAAHIGRRTKLVACSHVHWATGELAPEDLAARPADVPLLLDGAQGAGAVPVDVAALRCDFYAAAGQKWLCGPVGLGLLWISPDWQERVMVHMPTYAHLSEPSAGLEARPWPDARAHDAFATSAEAYLAGVAAHDVLADAGWADVHARAAALAADLADQLAERGHEVAPRGRSTLVSWKAEDPDAVVAACAERGVAVRSFAGLPWVRASVGAWNDQSDLKRLLAAIA, encoded by the coding sequence GTGCCCGACGCCTCCACCCTCCGCGCCCACTTCCCCGTCTTCGAGCGGGTCGCCTACCTGAACGCGGGGACCTGCGGCCCGCTCGCCGCCGAGGCGCTGCAGCGCGGGGCCGACAGCGCCCTGCGCGCCGCCGAGGAGGGCCGGTCGGCCGACTACTACCCGCGCCTGGGCGAGGCTCGCGAGGAGCTGCGCGCGCGGTACGGCGAGCTCGTCGGCGCGCAGTCCCCGCACGACGTCGCGGTCACCGCCTCGACCAGTGAGGGCATGGCGCGGGTGATCGCGGGCCTGGACCTGCGTCCGGGGGACGAGATCGTCACCGCCGACGACGAGCATCCCGGCCTGCTCGGCCCGCTGTCGGCCGCCCGGCGCCTGCGCGGCATCACGGTGAAGGTCGTGCCGCTGCGCAGGATCGCCGCGCACATCGGCCGGCGCACGAAGCTCGTCGCGTGCTCCCACGTGCACTGGGCCACCGGGGAGCTCGCCCCGGAGGACCTCGCCGCCCGGCCCGCGGACGTGCCGCTGCTGCTCGACGGCGCCCAGGGGGCGGGCGCGGTGCCCGTCGACGTCGCGGCGCTGCGCTGCGACTTCTACGCCGCGGCCGGCCAGAAGTGGCTGTGCGGCCCGGTCGGGCTCGGCCTGCTGTGGATCTCCCCGGACTGGCAGGAGCGGGTGATGGTGCACATGCCGACCTACGCGCACCTGTCCGAGCCCTCGGCCGGCCTGGAGGCGCGGCCCTGGCCGGACGCGCGCGCCCACGACGCGTTCGCCACCTCCGCGGAGGCGTACCTGGCCGGCGTGGCCGCGCACGACGTGCTCGCCGACGCCGGCTGGGCGGACGTGCACGCGCGTGCCGCCGCGCTCGCCGCCGACCTGGCCGACCAGCTCGCCGAGCGGGGCCACGAGGTCGCTCCACGGGGCCGCAGCACCCTGGTCAGCTGGAAGGCCGAGGACCCGGACGCGGTCGTCGCCGCCTGCGCCGAGCGGGGCGTGGCCGTGCGGTCGTTCGCCGGGCTGCCGTGGGTCCGCGCGTCGGTCGGTGCGTGGAACGACCAGTCGGACCTCAAGCGGCTGCTCGCCGCGATCGCCTAG
- a CDS encoding TrmH family RNA methyltransferase — MIITSPHNETLKQVRKLAAKRERARAGAFVAEGEDLLEAADAAGWEPRARLCVAGSGLPGTEVEAELLHAVSQLGSGTRTLAIYDQRYAPAATDGLTVHLHGVHDPGNVGTVLRAAHAFGAAAVSLGPGTADPYGPKAVRASMGAVFATPLVRAHGGVGDLPGATVALVARAGTALPRLGAQLADGPVTLLVGAERDGLPDDVVAACDHVAHIPIEGESLNAAMAAGVALYELRRIHMVTSDE, encoded by the coding sequence GTGATCATCACCAGCCCCCACAACGAGACGCTCAAGCAGGTCCGCAAGCTCGCCGCCAAGCGGGAGCGGGCACGGGCGGGCGCGTTCGTCGCCGAGGGCGAGGACCTGCTCGAGGCCGCCGACGCCGCCGGCTGGGAGCCGCGCGCCCGGCTGTGCGTCGCCGGCAGCGGCCTGCCCGGGACCGAGGTCGAGGCCGAGCTGCTGCACGCCGTGTCCCAGCTGGGCTCCGGCACCCGCACGCTCGCGATCTACGACCAGCGCTACGCGCCGGCCGCGACCGACGGGCTGACCGTGCACCTGCACGGCGTCCACGACCCCGGCAACGTCGGGACCGTCCTGCGCGCCGCGCACGCCTTCGGGGCGGCGGCCGTCTCGCTCGGGCCCGGCACCGCCGACCCCTACGGTCCGAAGGCGGTCCGCGCCAGCATGGGAGCCGTGTTCGCCACCCCGCTCGTGCGCGCGCACGGCGGCGTCGGCGACCTCCCGGGCGCGACCGTGGCGCTCGTCGCCCGCGCCGGGACCGCGCTACCGCGGCTCGGCGCGCAGCTCGCCGACGGGCCCGTGACCCTGCTGGTCGGCGCCGAGCGCGACGGCCTTCCCGACGACGTCGTCGCCGCGTGCGACCACGTCGCCCACATCCCGATCGAGGGCGAGTCGCTGAACGCGGCGATGGCCGCCGGCGTCGCCCTCTACGAACTGCGGCGAATCCATATGGTGACGAGCGATGAGTGA
- the pheS gene encoding phenylalanine--tRNA ligase subunit alpha yields the protein MSDVLDRIEALRAEALTAIEGAADTAALEDLRVRVLGRKAELPNILRGVAELPPEQRGAVGKAANVARKAVEARLEERVAELAAGELDARLVADAVDLTLPGAPPRPVGRLHLLTQTRRQIEDVFLGLGFRVAEGPEVEWVHYNFDALNHVPAHPARSRSDTFYVQPPDGGPGPGLGSPDEIVLRTHTSPMQVRSMEAQKPPIAVIVPGRVYRRDSDATHTPQFHQVEGLWVDEDVTLADLKGVLLAFARALFGDEREVRLRPHFFPFTEPSVEVDVTCFQCSGTGALPRTGARCNLCKGTGWLEILGSGMVDPNVLGGVDGYEDLQGFAFGMGIERIAMLKHGVPDLRLYYENDLRFLEQFG from the coding sequence ATGAGTGACGTGCTTGACCGGATCGAGGCGCTGCGCGCCGAGGCCCTGACCGCGATCGAAGGCGCCGCCGACACCGCGGCGCTCGAGGATCTGCGGGTCCGGGTGCTCGGGCGCAAGGCGGAGCTGCCCAACATCCTGCGCGGGGTGGCCGAGCTGCCGCCCGAGCAGCGCGGGGCCGTGGGCAAGGCGGCGAACGTCGCCCGCAAGGCGGTCGAGGCCCGGCTCGAGGAGCGCGTCGCGGAGCTCGCCGCCGGTGAGCTCGACGCGCGGCTCGTCGCCGACGCCGTCGACCTCACGCTGCCCGGGGCGCCGCCCCGGCCCGTCGGCCGCCTGCACCTGCTGACGCAGACCCGCCGCCAGATCGAGGACGTCTTCCTCGGCCTCGGGTTCCGGGTCGCCGAGGGCCCCGAGGTGGAGTGGGTCCACTACAACTTCGACGCGCTCAACCACGTGCCCGCGCACCCGGCCCGCAGCCGCTCGGACACCTTCTACGTGCAGCCGCCCGACGGTGGACCCGGACCCGGGCTCGGCTCGCCCGACGAGATCGTCCTGCGCACGCACACCTCGCCGATGCAGGTCCGGTCGATGGAGGCGCAGAAGCCGCCGATCGCCGTGATCGTGCCCGGACGCGTGTACCGGCGCGACAGCGACGCCACCCACACGCCGCAGTTCCACCAGGTCGAGGGCCTGTGGGTCGACGAGGACGTCACCCTCGCCGACCTCAAGGGCGTGCTGCTGGCGTTCGCCCGCGCGCTCTTCGGCGACGAGCGCGAGGTCCGGCTGCGCCCGCACTTCTTCCCGTTCACCGAGCCGTCGGTCGAGGTCGACGTCACCTGCTTCCAGTGCTCGGGCACCGGGGCACTGCCGCGCACCGGCGCCCGCTGCAACCTCTGCAAGGGCACCGGCTGGCTGGAGATCCTCGGCTCCGGCATGGTCGACCCGAACGTCCTGGGCGGCGTCGACGGCTACGAGGACCTGCAGGGCTTCGCCTTCGGGATGGGCATCGAGCGCATCGCGATGCTCAAGCACGGCGTGCCGGACCTGCGCCTCTACTACGAGAACGACCTTCGGTTCCTGGAGCAGTTCGGATGA